The Natrinema pellirubrum DSM 15624 region CCCAGAACCGGGCGCGCTCGAGCCCGGACCAGCCCGGCGTCAGCAGGTGCCGATACGGGCCGCGGACCCAGCGGCGTTTCTGCCGGATCCAGGCCTCGAGGTCGGCCGGACAGAGGTCCTGCACGTAGCGATCGATGATCCCGAGCGTACAGCCCCGTTCGTGGGCGGCGACGCCAAGCGCCATGTCCTCGGTCACTGCGTCGAGTTGCCATCGATCGAGGTCGTAGAGGACGCCGGCCGGGACGAAGTAGGCCTTCCCCAGCAGCTGGTAGGGGCCGTCGGCCGAGTTCGCGTAGATGAGGTCCGACCACGCTGCGATCCCCATCGACTCGAGCAGCGGGAGGAAGCCGTCGTCGACGTTTCGCGCGGTCTGTTTTGCCTGCACGATATCGCACTCGGTGAGGCCGGCGGCGGCGAGTTCGAACGTATCGAGGGGCACCTGCGTGTCCGAGTCGAAGACCGTCACGACGTCGTCGGCCGAAAACGACAGCGTCGTGAAGGCGTAGGTCAGGGCGGCCGCTTTCGTCCGTGGGACGCCGGTCCCGCTGAACGTCCAGTCGCCGGGCGCGCGGTCGGCCGCGAGCGCCGCCCGGTCGACGGCGACGAACTCGACGGCGAGGTCGTCCTCGCGAGCCGTGACCGCCTCGCGGACCGCCGAGACGGTCGGATCGTCGGGCTCGTGGATGACGTAGACGGAGACGGCCGCGGTCGGATACCGCTGGGTGGCGATGTTATCCAGCGTCTCCGTGAGAACGGCCGGCGACTCGCGGTAGATCGGGACGAGAACGCGGAGCTGACGGACCGCCGACTGGGGGAGCCGACAGCCCGAACTGGCTGCGGTCGGCGGTCCGCTCGAGGGGCGCTCTTCGTCCGTCGACGGGACGTCGACCCCCGCGTTCCGTCCGCCATCGGGCCGTGCCAGCGGCCGCTCACGGTCGCGTTCGGCCGCCTCGGCGACGACCCGCTCTACGGTGCCGTCGTCGATCAGGGCGTCGGAGCGGCGAACGAGCAGCGTCACCAGCGCACAGTTGCCGACGAAGTAGGCCACCTGAGTCAGGACGAACACGGCGACGACGGCCTCGAGCAGCATTACGTGGTCGGTTGGCCGCCCGACGTATTGGTATTTCGGCCGGACTATCGTCGCCGCCGAACGGTCGGCACGGTCAGTCGAAGTACGCCGCCAACCGCCGGGCTGCCTCCTCGACGCGCGGGGTCACGAGGGCAAAGCGCAGCCACTCGGATCGGGAGTCCCCGAACGCCTCGCCGGGCATCCCCGCGACGCCGGCCTCGTCGATCAGGCGCTCGACGTTTGCGAGCGTCCCGGGGTAGCCGTCGAAGCGTGCCATCACGTAAAACGAGCCC contains the following coding sequences:
- a CDS encoding glycosyltransferase family 2 protein, whose product is MLLEAVVAVFVLTQVAYFVGNCALVTLLVRRSDALIDDGTVERVVAEAAERDRERPLARPDGGRNAGVDVPSTDEERPSSGPPTAASSGCRLPQSAVRQLRVLVPIYRESPAVLTETLDNIATQRYPTAAVSVYVIHEPDDPTVSAVREAVTAREDDLAVEFVAVDRAALAADRAPGDWTFSGTGVPRTKAAALTYAFTTLSFSADDVVTVFDSDTQVPLDTFELAAAGLTECDIVQAKQTARNVDDGFLPLLESMGIAAWSDLIYANSADGPYQLLGKAYFVPAGVLYDLDRWQLDAVTEDMALGVAAHERGCTLGIIDRYVQDLCPADLEAWIRQKRRWVRGPYRHLLTPGWSGLERARFWAGTVLTQLLAVTNVLGLPVGLAVLWLTLTGSAGVVPGSLLPLVAFNGVVWCYYSWRSYRAAWEAIAFDSRWEQVRYSLVSNPITQALYATLWAVPICLALADAVRGVVPTFDVTPKD